One Streptomyces sp. R28 DNA window includes the following coding sequences:
- a CDS encoding DUF6578 domain-containing protein has translation MGLWHVFYDDWQMECCGTPFKVGDEVSWPLLFQSSDHALGGGWHDQLTKITGSVEDIPAEEGAVRVLREESGLVVALHQHSVDLVSQEELGDVRPGDRLRLVGLLTAEFHSDPDLPDTRGRVRAIQVLRQGYAAMAPGSLTRVPVPGERSLRSVGECPKWFADADAGVLVTLEVPGTDSRLSHAVREARGLPHEGTAPGAEVTGLAPAALAELLETLSTVPEPG, from the coding sequence ATGGGGCTCTGGCATGTGTTCTACGACGACTGGCAGATGGAGTGTTGCGGTACGCCGTTCAAGGTGGGGGACGAGGTGAGCTGGCCGCTGCTGTTCCAGTCCTCCGACCACGCCCTCGGCGGCGGCTGGCACGACCAGCTCACCAAGATCACCGGCTCGGTGGAGGACATCCCGGCGGAGGAGGGTGCGGTGCGGGTCCTGCGGGAGGAGAGCGGGCTCGTGGTGGCCCTGCACCAGCACTCGGTCGATCTCGTCTCGCAGGAGGAGCTGGGCGACGTGCGGCCGGGGGACCGGTTGCGCCTGGTCGGCCTCCTCACGGCCGAGTTCCACAGCGACCCCGACCTGCCCGATACACGGGGCCGGGTACGGGCGATCCAGGTCCTTCGGCAGGGCTACGCCGCGATGGCGCCGGGTTCGCTCACGCGGGTGCCGGTTCCCGGGGAGCGGTCGCTGCGGTCGGTCGGGGAGTGCCCGAAGTGGTTCGCGGACGCCGACGCGGGTGTGCTGGTGACCCTGGAGGTGCCGGGCACGGACTCCCGGCTGTCACACGCGGTGCGCGAGGCCCGGGGCCTTCCGCACGAGGGCACGGCACCGGGCGCGGAGGTGACGGGCCTGGCGCCGGCCGCGCTGGCGGAGCTGCTTGAGACCCTGAGCACGGTCCCGGAACCGGGATGA
- a CDS encoding site-2 protease family protein yields the protein MTTAITRHSDRRISPVFVGILAVTAVTGWATWTGFAEQPGLAVFLFVTAAWIVSLCLHEYAHARTALHSGDTTVGAKGYLTLNPLKYTHAMLSIVIPVIFVIMGGIGLPGGAVFIERGRIRGRWRHSLISAAGPLTNVLFAVVCTAPFWLDALDGVPRDFRFALAFLALLQVTAAILNFLPVPGLDGYGVIEPWLSHKIKRQVEPFAPFGLLLVFVVLMLPAVNREFFQLIYTLLDNLGVHGLERYCGQDLYRFWQGTSEYCSISP from the coding sequence ATGACCACCGCCATCACCCGCCACAGCGACCGGCGGATCAGCCCCGTCTTCGTCGGGATCCTGGCCGTCACGGCGGTGACGGGCTGGGCCACCTGGACCGGCTTCGCCGAGCAACCCGGCCTCGCCGTGTTCCTGTTCGTGACCGCCGCCTGGATCGTCTCCCTGTGCCTGCACGAGTACGCACACGCGCGTACCGCCCTGCACAGCGGCGACACCACGGTCGGCGCCAAGGGCTATCTGACCCTGAACCCGCTGAAGTACACGCACGCGATGCTCAGCATCGTGATCCCGGTCATCTTCGTGATCATGGGCGGCATCGGGCTCCCCGGCGGTGCCGTCTTCATCGAGCGCGGCCGGATCCGCGGGCGCTGGCGGCACAGTCTGATCTCGGCGGCAGGCCCGCTGACGAACGTCCTCTTCGCCGTCGTGTGCACCGCCCCGTTCTGGCTGGACGCGCTCGACGGTGTCCCCCGGGACTTCCGCTTCGCACTTGCCTTCCTCGCCCTGCTCCAGGTCACGGCCGCGATCCTGAACTTCCTGCCGGTCCCGGGCCTGGACGGCTACGGCGTGATCGAGCCCTGGCTGTCGCACAAGATCAAGCGCCAGGTGGAGCCGTTCGCCCCGTTCGGCCTGCTGCTCGTGTTCGTGGTGCTCATGCTTCCCGCGGTGAACCGCGAGTTCTTCCAGCTGATCTACACACTGCTGGACAACCTGGGCGTCCACGGTCTGGAGCGCTACTGCGGCCAGGACCTCTACCGCTTCTGGCAGGGCACGAGCGAGTACTGCTCGATCAGCCCGTGA
- the npdG gene encoding NADPH-dependent F420 reductase, whose translation MTSTDSAQQPTDAPAKAPAKDPWDLPDVSGLVVGVLGGTGPQGKGLAYRLAKAGQKVIIGSRAADRARSAADELGHGVEGADNAECARRSDIVIVAVPWEGHGKTLESLREELAGKLVVDCVNPLGFDKKGAYALKPEEGSAAEQAAALLPEARVTAAFHHLSAVLLQDPEIDEIDTDVMVLGEVRADVEIVQALAGRIPGMRGVFAGRLRGAHQVESLVANLISVNRRYKAHAGLRVTDV comes from the coding sequence ATGACCTCTACCGACAGTGCACAGCAGCCCACCGACGCTCCCGCGAAGGCCCCGGCCAAGGACCCCTGGGACCTGCCCGACGTCTCCGGGCTCGTCGTCGGCGTGCTCGGCGGGACCGGGCCGCAGGGCAAGGGCCTCGCCTACCGGCTCGCCAAGGCCGGGCAGAAGGTGATCATCGGCTCGCGGGCGGCCGACCGTGCCCGGTCCGCCGCCGACGAGCTCGGGCACGGTGTCGAGGGCGCCGACAACGCGGAGTGCGCGCGGCGCAGCGACATCGTGATCGTCGCCGTGCCTTGGGAGGGTCACGGCAAGACGCTGGAGTCCTTGCGCGAGGAGCTGGCCGGCAAGCTGGTCGTCGACTGCGTCAACCCGCTCGGCTTCGACAAGAAGGGCGCCTACGCGCTGAAGCCGGAGGAGGGCAGTGCCGCCGAGCAGGCCGCCGCCCTGCTGCCCGAGGCCCGGGTGACGGCCGCCTTCCACCACCTGTCGGCGGTGCTGCTCCAGGACCCGGAGATCGACGAGATCGACACCGATGTGATGGTGCTCGGGGAGGTACGGGCGGACGTGGAGATCGTCCAGGCGCTGGCCGGCCGTATCCCCGGCATGCGCGGCGTCTTCGCGGGGCGGCTGCGAGGCGCCCACCAGGTGGAGTCGCTGGTCGCGAACCTGATCTCGGTGAACCGGCGGTACAAGGCGCACGCGGGGCTCCGCGTCACGGACGTGTGA
- a CDS encoding exo-alpha-sialidase: MTETSVPFRAGREGYASFRIPAVVATSAGTLLAFCEGRVHSAADHGHIDIVLKRSTDGGRTWGPLAVAADNNWHLAGNPAPVVLDTGRILLVYIRNHAAATEGAILRGEVSDVDGRRIWVRHSDDDGVTWSSSKEITAQVKRPEWRWYATTPGHAIQLSGGRVVVPANHTIPPTGDDIGTEARYNSGHCLLSDDRGATWRIGYVDENTDGYVNVNETTAAELPDGRVYFNTRNDSPSPGNRADACSEDGGATLVKPFRPQAGLTAPICEGSVLQLRDPDVLLFSGPADPAARALMTVRASTDDGITWRSAHTVNGLPGAYSDLVRVDDATVGLLYETGDFGPYETISFRRVPVTDLT, translated from the coding sequence ATGACAGAGACCAGCGTCCCTTTCCGCGCCGGCCGCGAGGGCTACGCGAGCTTCCGCATCCCGGCCGTCGTCGCCACCTCCGCCGGCACGCTCCTCGCCTTCTGCGAGGGCCGGGTCCACTCCGCCGCCGACCACGGGCACATCGACATCGTGCTCAAGCGGTCGACCGACGGCGGCCGCACCTGGGGCCCGCTCGCGGTGGCCGCCGACAACAACTGGCACCTCGCCGGCAACCCGGCCCCGGTTGTCCTCGACACCGGCCGCATCCTGCTCGTCTACATCCGCAACCACGCGGCCGCCACCGAGGGCGCCATCCTGCGCGGCGAGGTGAGCGACGTCGACGGCCGCCGGATCTGGGTGCGCCACAGCGACGACGACGGCGTCACCTGGTCGAGCTCGAAGGAGATCACCGCACAGGTCAAGCGGCCGGAGTGGCGCTGGTACGCCACCACGCCCGGCCACGCGATCCAGCTGAGCGGCGGCCGGGTGGTCGTCCCCGCGAACCACACGATCCCGCCCACCGGCGACGACATCGGCACGGAGGCCAGGTACAACAGCGGTCACTGTCTGCTCAGCGACGACCGGGGCGCGACGTGGCGCATCGGCTACGTCGACGAGAACACCGACGGCTACGTCAACGTCAACGAGACCACCGCCGCCGAACTCCCCGACGGCCGCGTCTACTTCAACACCCGCAACGACTCCCCGTCCCCCGGCAACCGTGCCGACGCCTGCTCCGAGGACGGCGGCGCGACCCTGGTGAAGCCCTTCCGCCCCCAGGCCGGCCTGACCGCCCCCATCTGCGAGGGCAGTGTCCTGCAGCTCCGCGACCCCGACGTGCTCCTCTTCTCCGGCCCCGCCGACCCCGCCGCCCGCGCCCTGATGACCGTCCGCGCCTCCACCGACGACGGCATCACCTGGCGGTCCGCGCACACGGTGAACGGTCTGCCCGGCGCGTACTCGGACCTCGTACGGGTCGACGACGCGACGGTCGGACTCCTCTACGAGACCGGTGACTTCGGCCCGTACGAGACCATCAGCTTCCGGCGGGTGCCCGTGACGGACCTCACCTGA
- a CDS encoding MFS transporter translates to MTDDSPTAAPAPPPPRPPLPSRLRAVLPDLAPWRASADFRRLWLAGLISSFGSFLTFVALPVQIKELTGSAAAVGAIGAVELVPLIVFGLYGGALADALDKRKLIVRTEAGQAVLSAALLVNALLPTPTVWPLYVVAALSSALVSVQRPALDALLPRIVAHDHLPAAASLNALRWQVGGVAGPALAGVVVAYAGLGWAYGADLLTFVVSVLLTLGIAASPASHEAAKPSLKAITEGARYAWSRKELLGTYVIDIAAMLFAMPLAVLPFLADELDAPWALGLMYAAVPAGAMLVSLTSGWTSRVHRHGRVVVLSAALWGTAIAAAGVSRNIWLVLLFLTLGGAADMVSGIFRGVMWNQTIPDELRGRLAGIELLSYSVGPQLGQTYLGGVAAWRGVRTSIWSGGLLCVGAVGLLALCLPKLMTYDARTNEHAVRLREQRAAAAGAAAAPAPASAEG, encoded by the coding sequence GTGACGGACGACTCCCCCACCGCTGCCCCAGCTCCCCCTCCCCCGCGCCCTCCCCTTCCCTCCCGCCTCCGTGCCGTACTCCCCGACCTCGCCCCCTGGCGGGCCTCCGCCGACTTCCGGAGGCTGTGGCTGGCGGGCCTGATCTCCTCCTTCGGCAGCTTCCTGACGTTCGTCGCGCTGCCGGTGCAGATCAAGGAGCTGACCGGGTCCGCCGCGGCCGTCGGGGCGATCGGGGCCGTGGAGCTGGTGCCGTTGATCGTGTTCGGGCTGTACGGCGGTGCGCTCGCCGACGCGCTCGACAAGCGGAAGCTGATCGTGCGGACGGAGGCCGGGCAGGCGGTGCTGAGCGCGGCGCTGCTGGTCAACGCGCTGCTGCCGACCCCCACCGTCTGGCCCCTGTACGTCGTCGCCGCCCTGTCCTCGGCCCTCGTCTCGGTCCAGCGCCCCGCCCTGGACGCCCTGTTGCCCCGGATCGTGGCCCACGACCACCTCCCGGCCGCCGCCTCGCTGAACGCACTGCGCTGGCAGGTCGGCGGTGTCGCGGGCCCGGCCCTGGCCGGCGTGGTCGTCGCGTACGCGGGGCTCGGCTGGGCCTACGGCGCGGACCTGCTGACCTTCGTCGTCTCCGTCCTGCTCACGCTCGGCATCGCCGCCTCCCCCGCCTCCCACGAAGCCGCGAAGCCGTCCCTCAAGGCGATCACCGAGGGCGCCCGGTACGCCTGGAGCCGCAAGGAGCTGCTGGGCACCTACGTCATCGACATCGCGGCGATGCTCTTCGCGATGCCGCTCGCCGTACTGCCGTTCCTCGCGGACGAGTTGGACGCGCCCTGGGCGCTCGGCCTGATGTACGCCGCCGTCCCGGCCGGGGCCATGCTGGTGAGCCTGACGAGCGGCTGGACCTCGCGGGTGCACCGGCACGGGCGGGTCGTGGTGCTGTCGGCGGCCCTGTGGGGTACGGCGATCGCGGCCGCCGGCGTCTCCCGGAACATCTGGCTGGTGCTGCTGTTCCTCACCCTCGGCGGGGCCGCCGACATGGTCAGCGGCATCTTCCGCGGGGTGATGTGGAACCAGACGATCCCGGACGAGCTGCGCGGCCGGCTCGCCGGGATCGAGCTGCTGTCGTACTCGGTCGGCCCGCAGCTCGGCCAGACCTATCTGGGCGGCGTGGCCGCCTGGCGGGGCGTACGGACGTCCATCTGGTCGGGCGGGCTGCTGTGCGTGGGCGCGGTGGGGCTGCTGGCGCTGTGCCTGCCGAAGCTCATGACGTACGACGCGCGGACGAACGAGCACGCGGTACGGCTGCGGGAGCAGCGGGCGGCGGCAGCGGGAGCAGCAGCCGCACCGGCTCCGGCGTCGGCGGAGGGTTGA
- the map gene encoding type I methionyl aminopeptidase, with protein sequence MSGQSLLVPGELSPTRSVPGNIRRPEYVGKPAPTPYTGPEVQTPETVEAMRVAGRIAARAMAEAAKLIAPGVTTDELDKVAHEYMCDHGAYPSTLGYRNFPKSLCTSVNEVICHGIPDSTVLRDGDIINLDVTAYIGGVHGDNNATYLVGDVDEESRLLVERTRESLNRAIKAVKPGRQINIIGRVIESYAKRFGYGVVRDFTGHGINSSFHSGLIIPHYDSPHATTVIQPGMTFTIEPMLTLGTHEYDMWDDGWTVVTKDRKRTAQFEHTLVVTETGAEILTLP encoded by the coding sequence ATGTCTGGCCAGTCGCTGCTCGTTCCAGGGGAGCTGTCTCCCACCCGTTCCGTGCCCGGAAACATCCGTCGCCCCGAGTATGTCGGCAAGCCCGCGCCGACGCCTTATACCGGGCCGGAGGTGCAGACCCCGGAGACCGTCGAGGCGATGCGGGTCGCCGGCCGTATCGCCGCGCGGGCGATGGCCGAGGCGGCGAAGCTGATCGCGCCCGGCGTCACGACGGACGAGCTGGACAAGGTGGCGCACGAGTACATGTGCGACCACGGCGCCTACCCCTCCACGCTCGGCTACCGCAACTTCCCCAAGTCCCTGTGCACGAGCGTCAACGAGGTGATCTGCCACGGGATCCCGGACTCCACGGTCCTGCGCGACGGCGACATCATCAACCTCGATGTGACGGCGTACATCGGCGGGGTGCACGGCGACAACAACGCCACGTACCTGGTGGGTGACGTGGACGAGGAGAGCCGCCTGCTGGTGGAGCGCACCCGCGAGTCCCTGAACCGGGCGATCAAGGCGGTCAAGCCGGGCCGCCAGATCAACATCATCGGCCGCGTGATCGAGTCGTACGCCAAGCGCTTCGGCTACGGCGTGGTCCGCGACTTCACGGGCCACGGCATCAACTCGTCGTTCCACTCGGGCCTGATCATCCCGCACTACGACAGCCCGCACGCGACGACGGTGATCCAGCCCGGCATGACCTTCACGATCGAGCCGATGCTGACGCTGGGCACGCACGAGTACGACATGTGGGACGACGGCTGGACCGTCGTCACGAAGGACCGCAAGCGCACGGCGCAGTTCGAGCACACGCTGGTGGTGACGGAGACGGGGGCGGAGATCCTGACCCTGCCGTGA
- a CDS encoding heme oxygenase (biliverdin-producing) → MDSFSTLIRTASHEQHVEAETSTFMSDLLGGRLGVDAYARYTEQLWFVYEALEAGAERLASDPVAGPFIRPELFRLPALERDLAHLRGPRWRAGLSALPATRAYADRVRECAGRWPGGYVAHHYTRYLGDLSGGQIIRDKAEKTWGFARKGDGVRFYVFEEISNPAAFKRSYRELLDAVHADDLEKQRIVAECKRAFALNTAVFGALGEEFPLSA, encoded by the coding sequence ATGGACTCCTTCTCGACACTCATCCGCACGGCGTCCCATGAACAGCACGTGGAGGCCGAGACCTCGACGTTCATGAGCGACCTGCTCGGCGGACGGCTCGGCGTCGACGCGTACGCGCGCTACACCGAGCAGCTGTGGTTCGTGTACGAGGCACTGGAGGCCGGGGCCGAGCGGCTGGCGTCGGATCCGGTGGCGGGGCCCTTCATCCGGCCGGAGCTGTTCCGGTTGCCGGCACTGGAGCGGGACCTGGCGCATCTGCGGGGTCCGCGCTGGCGGGCGGGGCTGTCGGCGCTCCCCGCGACGCGGGCGTATGCGGACCGGGTGCGCGAGTGCGCCGGGCGCTGGCCGGGCGGCTATGTCGCCCACCACTACACCCGCTACCTCGGCGACCTCTCCGGCGGCCAGATCATCCGCGACAAGGCGGAGAAGACCTGGGGTTTCGCACGCAAGGGCGACGGGGTCCGCTTCTACGTCTTCGAGGAGATCTCCAACCCGGCGGCGTTCAAGCGCAGTTACCGCGAACTGCTGGACGCGGTGCACGCCGACGACCTGGAGAAGCAGCGGATCGTGGCGGAGTGCAAGAGGGCGTTCGCGCTGAACACGGCGGTGTTCGGGGCGTTGGGCGAGGAGTTCCCGCTGTCGGCGTGA
- a CDS encoding PhzF family phenazine biosynthesis protein yields MTDYDVLRVFCGPTGGYGNELGVVREGSVIPERSDRQAFAEKLGFSETVFVDDPERGVIDIYTPTLRLPFAGHPCVGTAWLLDVPELVTPAGVVGARLDGEFSWIEARAEWAPPRTLRQYATPAEVDDLDVPPLGEWIYAWAWEDEAGGRIRARGFPGRDDGIEEDEATGAAALLLTDRLGRALNITQGAGSQILTAPQPGGWVEVGGRVVLER; encoded by the coding sequence GTGACTGACTACGACGTCCTCCGCGTCTTCTGCGGGCCGACCGGCGGATACGGCAACGAACTCGGCGTCGTCCGCGAGGGCTCCGTGATCCCTGAGCGGAGCGACCGGCAGGCGTTCGCCGAGAAGCTCGGTTTCAGCGAGACCGTGTTCGTGGACGACCCCGAGCGCGGGGTCATCGACATCTACACGCCGACCCTGCGCCTGCCCTTCGCCGGTCACCCTTGTGTCGGTACGGCCTGGCTGCTCGACGTGCCCGAACTGGTCACACCGGCGGGCGTGGTGGGCGCGCGGCTGGACGGGGAGTTCAGTTGGATCGAGGCGCGGGCCGAGTGGGCCCCGCCGCGCACCCTGCGGCAGTACGCGACCCCGGCCGAAGTGGACGACCTGGACGTACCGCCACTCGGTGAGTGGATCTACGCCTGGGCGTGGGAGGACGAGGCGGGCGGACGTATCCGGGCCCGCGGCTTCCCCGGCCGTGACGACGGCATCGAGGAGGACGAGGCGACCGGCGCGGCGGCACTGCTGCTCACCGACCGCCTGGGACGCGCCCTCAACATCACGCAGGGGGCCGGGTCCCAGATCCTCACGGCACCGCAGCCCGGAGGGTGGGTCGAGGTCGGCGGGCGCGTGGTCCTGGAGCGCTGA
- the efeO gene encoding iron uptake system protein EfeO, with the protein MRARLSVTTAIATAAALAAVTGCTEKGSSAGGDRVINVTATDDKCEVSKKEFPAGHVELAIENKGSKVTEVYVLFPDDRIVTERENIGPGTKQTVTAEVKAGEYTIACKPGMKGDGIRQTVKATGKGTAAKRDPRLDKAVAAYREYAQAQADETLPKAEAFAKAVKDGDLEAAKKAYAPSRMGWERTEPVAESFGDIDPKVDFREDGLEPGQKWTGWHRLEKSLWQGKKITAEDKTLADQLVTDLKNWQERVGKAEITPTSMANGAKELLDEVATGKVTGEEERYSHTDLVDFKANVEGAEKAYELLKPVAKENDPALVTELDKQFAGLNTLLDKYRADKSSYDFTSYDKVGDADRKDLSDGVNSLAEPLSKLAAAVVVK; encoded by the coding sequence ATGCGAGCCAGACTCTCCGTCACCACTGCCATAGCCACAGCCGCGGCTCTGGCCGCCGTCACGGGGTGCACCGAGAAGGGCAGCTCGGCGGGTGGTGACCGGGTCATCAACGTGACCGCGACGGACGACAAGTGCGAGGTGTCGAAGAAGGAGTTCCCGGCCGGCCACGTCGAACTCGCCATCGAGAACAAGGGCTCCAAGGTCACCGAGGTCTACGTCCTCTTCCCGGACGACCGCATCGTCACCGAGCGCGAGAACATCGGCCCCGGCACCAAGCAGACCGTCACCGCCGAGGTGAAGGCGGGCGAGTACACCATCGCCTGCAAGCCCGGCATGAAGGGCGACGGCATCCGGCAGACCGTCAAGGCCACCGGCAAGGGCACGGCCGCCAAGCGTGACCCGCGCCTCGACAAGGCCGTCGCCGCCTACCGCGAGTACGCGCAGGCGCAGGCCGACGAGACGCTGCCGAAGGCGGAGGCGTTCGCCAAGGCCGTCAAGGACGGCGACCTCGAGGCCGCGAAGAAGGCGTACGCCCCCTCCCGTATGGGCTGGGAGCGCACTGAGCCGGTCGCCGAGTCCTTCGGCGACATCGACCCGAAGGTCGACTTCCGCGAGGACGGTCTGGAGCCCGGCCAGAAGTGGACCGGCTGGCACCGGCTGGAGAAGTCCCTCTGGCAGGGCAAGAAGATCACCGCTGAGGACAAGACCCTCGCCGACCAGCTCGTCACCGACCTGAAGAACTGGCAGGAGCGGGTCGGCAAGGCCGAGATCACCCCGACCTCCATGGCCAACGGCGCCAAGGAGCTCCTCGACGAGGTCGCCACCGGCAAGGTCACCGGCGAGGAGGAGCGCTACTCGCACACCGACCTCGTCGACTTCAAGGCCAACGTCGAGGGCGCCGAGAAGGCCTACGAGCTGCTGAAGCCCGTCGCCAAGGAGAACGACCCGGCGCTGGTCACCGAGCTCGACAAGCAGTTCGCAGGGCTGAACACGCTGCTCGACAAGTACCGGGCGGACAAGTCGTCGTACGACTTCACCTCGTACGACAAGGTCGGCGACGCCGATCGCAAGGACCTGTCGGACGGCGTCAACTCCCTCGCGGAGCCGCTGTCCAAGCTCGCCGCAGCCGTTGTCGTGAAGTAG